From Monomorium pharaonis isolate MP-MQ-018 unplaced genomic scaffold, ASM1337386v2 scaffold_597, whole genome shotgun sequence, the proteins below share one genomic window:
- the LOC118648687 gene encoding probable palmitoyltransferase ZDHHC24 produces the protein MIIRKKVWPRTVSDVLSMVFVLIISPLLYWFGLWIVLPGLYGDEYPVLYAFHFILGNFIMLNIIGNFTYTVLCDTSTSGSGRVIPVSTAKVADGWRLCTICECLAPPRSWHCSTCDTCILKRDHHCVFTGCCVGYYNHRYFVMFLCYLCFGAAYAFCYGSLFIWNRIPFEFPMSILKMLFPVIFFGFDMSMDQFYLMLYDVSAVGTLYTGILCIYHFNLILRGVVGNESNKKDFTYDMGWKDNIREVFGERWYLTWLLPYIKSQLPHDGVLWDHLSSKKD, from the coding sequence ATGATAATCCGGAAGAAAGTGTGGCCACGAACTGTCAGTGATGTGCTGTCGATGGTCTTCGTTCTAATCATATCGCCTCTCCTGTACTGGTTCGGGTTATGGATAGTACTGCCAGGATTGTACGGCGATGAGTACCCCGTGTTGTACGCGTTCCACTTCATTCTcggcaattttattatgctgAACATTATAGGTAACTTTACGTACACGGTGCTGTGCGACACTAGTACTAGTGGCAGTGGGCGCGTCATACCGGTGAGCACCGCGAAGGTAGCAGACGGTTGGCGACTGTGCACAATCTGTGAATGTTTGGCGCCGCCGCGTTCTTGGCATTGCAGTACCTGCGATACCTGCATTCTCAAACGTGACCATCACTGCGTGTTCACTGGTTGCTGTGTGGGTTACTATAACCATAGGTACTTTGTCATGTTCCTATGCTATCTGTGTTTTGGAGCAGCATATGCCTTCTGCTACGGCAGCCTCTTCATCTGGAACAGAATACCTTTCGAGTTCCCAATGTCGATCCTCAAGATGCTCTTTCCAGTGATCTTCTTTGGATTTGACATGTCCATGGATCAATTCTATCTGATGTTGTATGACGTCTCAGCAGTGGGTACCTTGTACACTGGAATATTATGCATTTATCACTTTAACTTGATTCTCAGGGGCGTCGTGGGGAACGAGAGTAACAAGAAGGATTTCACGTATGATATGGGTTGGAAGGACAATATTAGAGAAGTGTTTGGAGAACGGTGGTACCTGACGTGGTTGCTTCCTTATATAAAATCGCAGTTACCACACGATGGAGTCTTGTGGGATCACTTGTCTTCGAAGAAAGATTGA
- the LOC118648686 gene encoding coenzyme Q-binding protein COQ10 homolog B, mitochondrial-like produces MHRHTFVLAQLPWKYDSSKQNLWRMYRTKASHRIKEYEGRKLVGFSMEKMYYVVADVENYKNFLPFCKKSEITLKTKDFLKANLVIGFPPINESYTSKVTTVYPRIVKAECKDGRLFDHLDTLWLFSPGLKNNLETCVIDFSLSFEFKSAIYSHLSNLFFNEIVRQMENAFLDEAARRYGQPCLKTVRLQR; encoded by the exons ATGCACag gCACACATTTGTCTTGGCACAATTGCCATGGAAATATGATTCTTCCAAGCAAAACTTGTGGCGAATGTATAGAACAAAAGCAAGTCATAGAATCAAAGAATATGAAGGTCGCAAATTAGTtgg cttTTCAATGGAGAAAATGTACTACGTGGTTGCCGATGtagaaaattacaagaattttttacctttttgtAAGAAATCTGAGATTACTTTAAAGACCAAAGACTTTCTAAAAGCCAATTTAGTAATTGGATTCCCACCTATAAACGAAAGTTATACTTCGAAGGTGACTACGGTGTATCCAAGAATAGTTAAAGCTGAATGTAAGGATGGAAGATTATTTGATCATTTAGATACTCTGTGGTTATTTAGTCCTGGACTGAAAAACAATCTCGAGACATGCGTGATTGACTTCTCCTTATCTTTTGAATTCAAATCTGCCATTTATTctcatttatcaaatttattcttcaATGAAATTGTAAGGCAAATGGAAAATGCCTTTCTTGATGAAGCCGCGAGAAGGTATGGCCAGCCATGTTTAAAGACAGTACGATTGCAAAGGTGA